A stretch of the Pseudorasbora parva isolate DD20220531a chromosome 13, ASM2467924v1, whole genome shotgun sequence genome encodes the following:
- the lsm1 gene encoding U6 snRNA-associated Sm-like protein LSm1, whose product MNYMPGTASLIEDIDKKHLVLLRDGRTLIGILRSIDQFANLVLHQTVERIHVGKKFGDIPRGIFVVRGENVVLLGEVDLDKECDQILQRVSIEEILEEQRTEQQAKQESERLKLQAVKERGLSIPKADTLDDF is encoded by the exons ATGAATTACATGCCAGGGACTGCGAGCCTCATCGAGGACATTGATA AAAAACACCTTGTCCTCCTTCGCGATGGAAGAACATTGATTGGGATCCTTAGAAGCATAGATCAGTTTG CCAATTTAGTTTTGCATCAAACAGTTGAACGAATCCACGTAGGTAAAAAATTTGGGGACATACCTCGTGGAATATTTGTCGTCAGAGGAGAAAATGTTGTCTTGCTTGGAGAAGTA GATCTGGATAAAGAATGTGATCAAATCCTCCAGAGAGTTTCCATTGAGGAAATTCTGGAGGAACAGCGAACGGAACAGCAAGCCAAGCAGGAGTCAGAGAGACTGAAGCTACAGGCAGTGAAAGAGAGAGGGTTATCGATCCCTAAAGCTGACACATTAGATGATTTCTga